GGGTATCGTTTAGCCATAAAGCTAAAAATGGAAATAAGAAATAAAACAATTGTTCGCATCCCAAACTCCAGGAGGGGGAGTTGAATGCAAAGAAGTAGTCTGTTTGCGGAATGAACGGGTGAACCAAAAATAATTGTGACACAAGTTTTAATACCGTGTCCCAGTTCATAGCCAATAGAGCCCCTCCGACCAGAGGATACAACATAAGAGTGGCGATATGCAATGGATAAACTCGTGCGAAGCGGGCTATCCAAAACTCACGACGAGATATATTTCTGGATTCAAATTTTCGTTGATAATTATATGCGATGATAAAACCACTTAATACAAAGAAAAAACTTACCCCGACAAACCCTTCTTTATATAAAAAATGGGAGAAATGAGGATCGATCACATAACAATGTGCGGCAAATACCATCAATGCAAATATAAACCTTAACGAGGTAAGAGGTTTTATCATGTCTGAATTTTTATTTCTTATTATGGCTGCAAAGATAATTTAAAGTAGTCTCACGTCCTAACGATTCGTCTAATCATTACAGATTGTCATTTTGATAATTATCCCTTAATTTTCTTGCTTTGTATGGAGAAGGGTAGGTGAGAAATGCTCTTGGGAGGCCTTAGCAGAGGTTGAGGTTTATCATAAAGATTTTTGTAGGAGATAGAAAAGAAATTTAATAAGACAATAAAACAATCATCGTGATGATTTCAGGGCTAGTGACAGGGAAAAAGCAAAATTTGCTGCAATCTGTCAACTGAAAATGAACTGTTCAGAAAGAGCTTCTAGCTTTCAGAAAGACACGTAAACCTGGTTTTAGAGTATAATCCCGAAGATAATTTCCTTATATTTTGTAGTGTTAAATTTTCATCACAATGATTGTTCCGGTTCATTGTGATGAGTGCGTGAAGTCATTGTGATGACTCCGTCCGGACATTGCGATGATAGGGAAGAATCATTACAATGATTTCCGAAAGGAGAAGTTATGAAGAGTGGAAAACAGGCTGATAAGGCGGGTTTTTCTTCCGGAACGGGTATGTGACTGAAAACCGCTGTTAGCCTGAATAGTAAAAATCGAACATTCTGAAAGCAATGAATGTTTATCTTTATCTTTTTGATTAATCCGAATAAAATGGAGGAAGAGTATGAAAAAAAGAGATTTTTATAGACAGATGCTGTTGCAGGAAGAGGATAAACGTTCCTGCGGCGATGAAAGTACGGCTGATCTGTATCGGGTAGTGCGTAATCATTTTTGATCTGTTTTTAGATTTGCAGCAAGATCGGTACGCTTGGCGGGTATCTTGGCAAAGATGAGATTGCCTATGAAGGGGTATTTAGATAACTCATCAATAAATCTATTTATTTGAATTGGCTTGGTGTTGTATGAAAATGTTTGCTGAAGAACTTGTTGAAGGCACTTTGGCTCTCGAATCCTAACAAAAAAGCTATTTCAACTAATGGTATTCTTTCCCGAAGGTATTTCCGAGCTAATTCTATACGCAAATTATCAAGAATTTGTTGGTACGAAGTTCCCTCTGATTTCAGTTTTCGCTGGAAATTTCGTTCACTCATATTGAATCTTTCTGCGATTGGTTTAAGGTTAAGGTCAGACGTTAAAAGGCTATGTGTAAGATATCTGCGGACACTACTCGACAGCAAGTCCTTGTTTTGCATATGTTTCATTTCTGCCATCATTTCTTCAAAGATCGGCAATAACTCTTTGTTTGCAGTTCGAATAGGAAGATTCAAGATCGTTTTTTTGAATGCCATACCCATCCGTTCTTTTTCATAGAATACAGGGCAATCCAGATACTCCTCTATCAGCTTGTCATTGTTGTCTTCGCTATAAATTGTATATGCAAATTTAGGTCGTAAGAATCTACCGGAATAACCGTAAGCATATTGAAGTCCAATACCAAACTGGGCTTCGTTCCATTGTCGTGCGGCGACGGGGTACTTTTCTGTAAAACTTTCGGAGGAAATGATCTGATAATGAAAATATTCACCATCAGTAAATGTCTTGTGACGTGTTATTGAATCAACGTCTTCGATATTCTCTAATTTATCGAAAAAATCGGCGACCGTTTTGCAATCATGGTATAAATTGAAGTAGGTGGTAGTCACCATAAACGGGATCATAAAACCTGCTTCAAAACCAACATGTTGATTCCCGGATAATCTTACAATTTCTTCCATATAACGACCGAAGATTCCCATCTCTATTTGGTTGATTGGATTGTCGAGTACACTTCGATTTGTTTCGAACTCATTTAAAATCCGATTCAGATCAATATTTAACTCTCTAAATTGCGTTAAGAAAACATTGAGTAATCCTACTGAGACATTCTTCATGTGAAATCATTTTTGTCGTAAAAGGACAAAAATATGGCTTTATTTTCAATAATCATACTATCGGCCTTCCATATCTTTGCATTATGATTAGCACTCAATTCATCACAACAAAATTTAAATAATAAGTTATGCTGAAACTTGGAGGATATATTAATATTTTAATAGCAATCGGGCATGTAGTCAGCCTTTTGTGGGCTGAGCAAGTATTTGAATTGACAGGTGTTGCTGATGAGATGGCATATCTAATGCAAATACATTCAACGCTGCCATATTTACTGACTATTTTAGTTGTGGTCGCTTTTCTTATTTTTGGATTATATGGTTTGTCGGCTGACGACAAATTCAGGAAGTTACCATTTTTGAAACCGGCTATTTTTATAATTGCGGGAATCTATTTACTTCGAGGTATCGCTGGATTTATTCCCATAATTGCAAGTCAATCAAAATATCCTACTTTAGATACTTGTTATTCATTGATAGCTGTTTTCGTTGGACTATTATATCTGATCGGCGGAATTAAAAAATGGAGAACAAAATAGTTTTATTTGCTTTGTGTTTCCGAAAGAACTTCTGACAACAAAACTTGGAAAGTGTTTCCTGATAGGTAGTGCAGGGTTTTGGTTTGTCAGGGTAGTTCAGCAATTTGTATTTTGGAAACAGGGAGAAGTTTCTACAATTATTTGGACTTTATTTTTCTTATTGGGGGCAGTCCTGTTCCTTGTTCCGGCAATGAGAAAACATGTCTAACTAAAAACCGAATAAAATATTAAATATATTCGGAAATAGTTTTAATTTTGTAGCCAACAAAAACGTTAGGCTATGAAAAATAAAGGAGAAATCATTCTTTACCATCCCGAAAATACCCTCGAAATAGAAGTTCGTTTAGAAGACGAGACTGTTTGGCTTAATCGCCATCAAATGGCAGAGTTATTCAAACGTGATATCAAAACAATAGGTAAACATATCAATAATGCTTTAAAAGAAGAATTAAAGAATTTATCAGTTGTCGCAAATTTTGCGACAACTGCAAGAGATGGCAAAACTTATAATATGGAGTACTATAATTTGGATGTCATTCATTTTTACCGTTTGTTCCATGCCGGATTCTTTTCCAGAATCTTTTGATATATGGGACAATCCGGTGTATGGGCTCCTTCAAGATAGCCGGTACTTAGCAGAAATTCGTTGACGATCTCACCTCCGGTGAATTTGAATGTCTTTTTGAATAATTTGGTCCATTCATCTTTGGTTTTAGGGTGATGATGGTCCAGCCAGTTTTTGAATGAGCCGTATTCGTTTTGCAGTTGTACAATGACCTGGGCATTGTGGATGGCAGCTTTGATTTTTAATTTATTCCGGATGATGCCGGAATCGGATAAAAGTCTGGCTTCATCTGTTTCCGTGTAGTTTGCAACCTTTTCAATATGGAAATTATCGTAAGCAGAACGAAAGCTCGGTTCTTTCTTTAATATCGTCGACCAACTTAGGCCCGCCTGGTTGATCTCCAGGAGAAGTCTGCCGAATAACTCGTTATCGTCTTCGATAGGGAAACCGTAACTTGTATCATGATAGGCTTTATTAAGCTCGATGGCTGAATCCTTAGATGTTTTTACATATTCGCAATAGGACATAAATTCTGTTTTGTTTGTTATGGGAGATAAAGATAATTGTTTTTCTTGTAACTTTGTAGTTTTAATAAAAATGAACCGTTGATGCCCGAAAATCAGATATTGATCATTGCGTTAAGTAACCATCCTGTTTTGGGACCTTTGCTTATTCCTTATTTTGCCAGAACTGTATCGCCGGAAGTGATCAGCGTGGAAGAGCAAGCCACGCATGCCGGAAATGAAGCGGGGTTGTCTGATATGGAGAAACGGGCAATCGCGATTGCACAGAGTTACTCGGAAAAGAAACTGATGCAGGTGTATTCCCGGCAACAGACAGTTACCGGCTTTCTGAATTCGGTGACGCCGGAGATGCTGAAGAAACAACTCCGACCGTTCATCGATAAGAAGATAAGGGAGATGGTCCGGTTGATACAGGCAAACCATTTGTCTGTATATATAAAGGAAGCAGGAAGTAAGTTGCTTTATGAACATGACCGGGTGCGCTTTTCCGGGGAGGAGGCCGAGATCTCTTTTCGTTTTGAGATAACAGATCATTCTTTTCGGTATACAGCCTTATGTCACATGAATGGAGTGGAAGTGTCTTTATTGAAAAAGAGGCGGTTTCTGTTGTTGTCATCAAAGCCTGCTATATTCCTGCTGGATGACCAGTTGTTAGCATTCAAACGTATAGAAGCGGCGAAAGTTACACCTTTCCTTTCACGGAAATACGTGGAAGTTTCGTTGGCTGAGACTGAAAAATATCTGGAACTGGTGGCACTTCCTTTGATCAGCGATTATCCGGCCAGTTCTTCCGGGTTTGATATGATCCATGAACCCCGCACTTGTGTCCCGGAATTATCTGTGGAGCGTTCTATCAATGATGAACCGGCACTTCAACTGCGTTTCAGGTATGGAGAACGTTCTTTTTCGCCGGGAAAAAGAAACCAGTTCGCTTATCCCCGGTTGGAACATGTCGAAGGGAAACCGGTCATTTATTATTTTACACGTGATTTGCAATTGGAACAAACGTACATCTGCTTACTTGAACAATGGCATTTCAAGCAGATAACCGATGTACAGTTCGTTCGGACCACAGAAGCGGGTGGTTATACATTTATCGATTGGCTGCAACAACATAAAAGTGAGTTGGAGGCTTGTTTCTCTTTTGTGCAGACCGATACCTCTCTGCGGTTCTATCTGGGAGATATTTCGCTGACACAGGAAATTTCCCCTTCTCCCGATTGGTTCGATATTCGTATCACGGTTCGTATGGGTGATTTTCAATTCCCTTTTATCCGCTTCAGAAAACATATTCTGGAGGGGAAGCGTGAGTTTGTTTTACCGGACGGGCAAGTCGCCTTATTGCCAGAAGATTGGTTTGAGAAATATAGCGATCTGTTTGCTTTCGGCGATGACCGGCCCGGGGAGATCAGAGTCCGTAAGATGCATTTGGGAATTGTCTCTGCCTTGGAGCAGGATGAATCCGTATCGAAGGAGTATGTGCAGAAAGAATCGGTTGCTATTCCACCAAAGATAAAGACGACGTTACGTCCGTATCAGCAGGAAGGTTTTTCCTGGTTGGTCCATCTGGCGGCGAATGGTTTCGGTGGTTGTCTGGCGGATGATATGGGATTGGGGAAGACATTGCAGGCTATTACCTTGCTGCAACAGATATATGATCCGGAGGAACCTAAAGAGGTTACGATTTCTCCATCCGCTTCGGAGAATGTTACAGTCGATCAAAGCGGGCAACTTTCCTTTTTCGGAACAGATTCGCCGGATGACAAACCCTATGAGGAAGTGAAGGACAGACAGGAAGAATCAGCGACTATTCCCGCTTCCCTGATTGTTGTACCTACTTCTTTATTGCCTAACTGGAAACGGGAAATCCGCAAGTTCAGTACGTTGAGTGTCTATACTTATACCGGAGATCAGAAAAGGAAAGATCCCTGTAAAAACTTCAACCGGTATAATATCGTGCTGGTCACTTATGGACTGTTGCGGCGTGATATCGAGCTGCTGGAGAAGTATCGTTATACTTATGTGATACTGGATGAAAGCCAGAACATAAAGAATCCGGCTTCCATGACCTATCATTCGGTGGTCCGTCTGCAATGTGAACACCGGCTGGTACTGACCGGAACACCTATCGAAAACTCACTGAAAGATCTATGGGCACAATTCAATTTTATCAATCCCGGTTTATTGGGATCGGCAGACGGTTTCCGGAAACATTTCATCCATCCGATTACCAGGGAGGGGAATGAGAATGCCCGTAAACGTTTACAACAAATTATCCGTCCTTTCTTTTTGCGACGGACCAAACAACAGGTGGCACCGGAACTTCCGCCATTGACGGAAGAGGTCGTATATTGCGAAATGACACCGGAGCAACGCGAAGTGTATCAGAAAGAAAAGAATGCGTTGCGGAACACGATCTTGCAGGAACGTTACAAGAATTCTTTTGTCGCTTTGAATGGTATCACCCGTTTACGTCAGCTGGCTAATCATCCGCAAATGGTTTTACCGGAATATACGGGTGGTTCGGGAAAGATGGAACAGGTGCTGGATGCTTTTGAAACACTGGTGAGCGAAGGGCATAAAGTATTGATCTTTTCTTCTTTTGTCACACACCTGAAATTGTTGGCGGATGCTTTTACGCAACATGGATGGCAGTATGCGATGCTGACCGGCAGTACATTGGACCGGGAGAGCGAAATTGCCCGTTTCTCAACCCGCCAGGATGTGTCCGCCTTTTTCATCTCGCTGAAAGCGGGTGGGGTAGGACTGAACCTGACGGATGCCGATTATGTATTTATTATCGATCCCTGGTGGAATCCGGCGGCTGAGATGCAGGCGGAAAGCCGTGCCCATCGCATCGGGCAGGATAAACAGGTCTTTGCCTACCGTTTCATCACTGCCGATACGATCGAGGAAAAGATCCGCAACCTCCAGGAATCCAAGAATGAGCTGGCTGAAACATTTATTACGGAAAACGACCCGTTCAAGTCGCTGACGGATAAGGATTGGGAAGAGCTATTATAAATAAGTGTTATTAATTATATCGTATATCCCCGTTCTCCTTACAAATTTTATGTCGGGAGTGGTTTTCGGCTATGTAATTGTAACTTTGTCGAAACAATACGGAAATATATAATATTTTAACTAAATGCCGGATAAAATGATTATTTCTATTAATGTGTCAATTATTTTGCATTAATATGAACATTGTGTTTGATAAAGTGCGTATCTTTGTGATCGAAATAAACAAGATAGAACCAGATGGAACAACTTAAACATGAGTGTGGAGTCGCCATGGTCCGGTTACTGAAACCTTTAGAATATTATCATCAAAAGTATGGTACCTGGATGTATGGGCTGAATAAACTCTATTTACTGATGGAGAAGCAGCATAACAGGGGACAGGAAGGAGCCGGTTTAGCCTGCGTGAAGTTAGAAGCAACCCCCGGTGAAGAATACATGTTTCGGGAAAGAGCATTGGGAACAGGAGCTATAACCGAGATATTCGCCGCCGTTCATGAACATTACAAAGATTTACCGCCCGGTAAATTGAATGATCCGCTTTTCGCAAAATCAAATCTTCCTTTCGCCGGAGAGCTTTATATGGGTCACCTCCGTTACAGTACGACCGGTAAGTCCGGTATTTCCTACGTCCATCCTTTTTTACGCCGCAACAACTGGAGAGCCAAGAACCTCGCTCTTTGCGGAAATTTCAATCTCACAAACGTAAACGACATCTTTAAAGAAATTACAGCGATCGGCCAGCATCCGCGTAAGTTTGCCGATACGTATATCATGCTTGAACAGACGGGACACCGTCTGGACCGGGAGATCGAACGTTTGTACCAGAAGTATGAAGACGAAGGACTGAAAGGGATGGATATAACTCATGCGATCGAGGCACATGTCGATCTGTCGAACGTGTTGAAACGTTGTGTTCCGACCTGGGACGGCGGATTTGTGATCTGCGGTCTGACCGGTAGCGGCGAATCGTTCAGCGTGCGTGACCCCTGGGGAATCCGTCCGGCGTTCTATTATGCGGATGATGAGATCGTGGTACTGGCTTCCGAGCGTCCGGTCATCCAGACGGCGATGAACGTGCAGGCCGAAGATATAAAGGAATTGCAACGCGGCGAAGCGATGTTTATCAGTAAAGACGGCCGTTTCCGCACTTCGCAGATCGTGGAGCCGAAGGTGAATAAAGCCTGCTCTTTCGAGCGTATCTATTTCTCCCGCGGTAGCGATGTGGATATTTACCGCGAACGTAAGAAGTTGGGAGAGAATCTGGTTCACCCGATACTGAAAGCTGTCGATTACGACCTCAAACATACTGTCTTTTCTTTCATTCCCAATACGGCGGAAGTCGCCTATTTCGGTATGCAGGAAGGACTGAATAACTATCTGAACAAACTGAAAAAAGAATGGATCGCCGACCGCAGCCATCTTTTGCAGGAAGAAGAACTGGATCAGATACTTTCCATGCGCGTTCGTGCTGAAAAAGTAGCGATAAAAGATATAAAATTGCGTACCTTTATCGCCGAAGGTAACAGCCGTAACGACCTGGCAGCCCATGTGTATGATGTTACTTACGGAAGTATCGAACCATTCGTTGATAATCTGGTTGTAATAGATGATAGCATTGTTCGCGGAACGACCCTGAAACAAAGTATCATCGGTATCCTGGACCGTCTGCATCCGCGGAAGATCGTGATCGTATCTTCATCTCCGCAGGTGCGTTATCCGGATTATTACGGGATCGATATGTCGCGGATGAACGAGTTTATCGCTTTCAGGGCAGCGGTGGCTTTGCTGAAAGAGCGGGGAATGGAGTCGGTGATAACGGATGCTTATTGGAAAGCCAAGAAACAACAGGCACAGGAGGACGGTACGATTGTGAATTTTGTAAAGGAAATTTACGCACTGTTCACCGATGAGGAGATTTCGGGCAAGATGGTCGATTTGCTTACTCCGGCGGGTACACGTGCCAAGGTAGAGATCGTTTACCAGACATTGGACGGCTTGCATGCTTCCTGTCCGAATCATCCGGGAGACTGGTATTTCTCCGGTGATTATCCGACACCGGGCGGTGCACGGATGGTGAACAAGGCTTTTATCAATTATATGGAAGAAGAATATTTAATCAGATAACTGTCAACTCAAACATAAGTTTATGCAAACAGAAAAAACAGCAACATTGATCTTAGACGACGGGACTGTTTTTCGCGGTCTTTCTTTCGGCAGCGAGAAGGAGGTTACCGGCGAAGTAGTGTTCAACACGGCCATGACGGGATATCCGGAGAGTTTGACCGACCCCTCTTATGCCGGTCAGCTGATGGTTCTGACTTATCCGCTGGTGGGTAACTACGGTGTACCTCCCCGTACATTCGGTCCGGACGGGATCGCCACGTTTATGGAAAGTGAAAAGATCCATGCGGAGGCGATTATTGTAAGTGATTACAGTCATGAATACAGTCATTGGAATGCTGTCGGAAGCCTGGGAAGCTGGTTGAAAGAAGAGGGTGTTCCCGGAATTTACGGAATCGATACACGTGCGCTGACCAAGAAACTGCGTGAGCACGGTGTCATGATGGGAAAGATCGTGATCGGTGATGCAAAGACCGACCTTACGGATTTCGGACAATACGGAAATGTGAATTATGTAGACAAAGTGTCTTGTAAAGAAGTCATTACTTATGGGGAAGGTGAAGGAAAGAAACGGGTTGTCCTGGTGGATTGCGGCGTGAAACATAACATCATCCGCAGCCTGCTGAAACGGAATGTGACTGTGATCCGGATCCCCTGGAACTATGATTTCAATACACTGGAATATGACGGCCTGTTCATTAGTAACGGTCCCGGCGACCCCGATACCTGCGACGCAGCCGTTCAGAATATCCGCAAAGCGCTGGCAGGCGACAAACCTATTTGTGGTATCTGTATGGGAAACCAGTTGCTGGCAAAAGCGGGAGGTGCTTCTATCTATAAACTGAAATACGGACACCGCAGCCACAACCAGCCGGTTCGGATGGTTGGAACGGAGAAATGTTTCATCACCTCGCAGAATCATGGATACGCGGTGGATAACACGACGCTGGGTGCCGATTGGGAACCGCTTTTTATCAATATGAATGACGGTACGAATGAAGGTATCAAGCATAAAACGAAACCTTTCTTTTCGTCGCAGTTCCATCCCGAGGCTTGTAGCGGGCCGACGGATACAGAGTTTATGTTCGATAAATTTGTCGAGTTACTATAAAGAGGAATGCAGGTGATGCATCTTTGCGCGATCAGGCAACACACCTTTGCGTGAACAAGCAAAGCATCTTCGCTAACGGCAGCGACACCTCCTAAGTGGGGGCAGCGACAGTGTCTCTCCGGAGGCAGTGAGGCAAGCTCACCAACGTTGGTTAGTCGGTGCGCCTAAAAAGTGTTAACAAGGAAAATAAGGTCAATATGAAAGAAGATATAAAGAAAGTCCTGATATTAGGTTCCGGCGCTCTCAAGATCGGTGAGGCGGGCGAGTTCGATTATTCAGGCAGCCAGGCGTTGAAAGCCATCAAGGAAGAGGGTATCCGGACGGTGCTTATCAATCCGAACATTGCAACGGTACAGACTTCGGAAGGGGTTGCGGACACGGTTTATTTCCTGCCCGTTACTCCTTTCTTTGTAGAAAAGGTTATCGAAAAGGAACGTCCCGAGGGTATCCTGCTGGCATTCGGCGGACAGACGGCGCTGAACTGCGGGGTGGCTCTCTATCAGAGCGGCGTGCTTGAAAAATATAACGTGCGTGTGCTGGGTACTCCGGTACAGGCCATCATGGATACGGAAGACCGCGAACTGTTCGTTCGCAAGCTCGACGAGATCGATGTGAAGACGATCAAGAGCGAAGCGGTAGAGAACATCGTAGACGCACGCCGTGCTGCTCGTGAACTGGGATACCCGGTGATCGTGCGTGCCGCTTATGCACTGGGTGGTTTGGGTTCGGGCTTCTGCGATAATGAAGAAGAACTGGATGTACTGGTTGAAAAAGCCTTTTCTTTCTCTCCGCAGGTCTTGGTTGAGAAGAGCCTGAAAGGCTGGAAAGAGGTGGAATACGAAGTAGTGCGCGACCGTTTCGACAACTGTATCACGGTTTGTAACATGGAGAACTTCGACCCGCTGGGAATCCACACCGGCGAATCGATCGTGATCGCTCCTTCACAGACACTGAACAATACGGATTATCACAAACTGCGCGAACTGGCTATCCGCATCATTCGCCATATCGGAATTGTGGGAGAATGTAACGTGCAGTATGCCTACGACCCTGAAAGCGAGGATTACCGAGTGATCGAGGTGAATGCCCGTCTGAGCCGTTCATCGGCATTGGCATCGAAGGCTACAGGTTATCCGCTGGCTTTTGTCGCTGCTAAATTAGGTTTAGGCTACGGCTTGTTCGACCTGAAGAACTCGGTAACGAAAACGACCAGTGCCTTCTTTGAACCGGCACTCGATTATGTGGTCTGCAAGATACCGCGTTGGGACCTGGGTAAATTCCATGGCGTTGCCCGCGAACTGGGTTCCAGCATGAAGTCGGTAGGAGAGGTGATGGCTATCGGCCGCACATTTGAAGAGGCTATTCAGAAAGGTCTGCGTATGATCGGTCAGGGTATGCACGGCTTTGTGGAAAACAAAGAGCTGCTCATCCCGGATATCGACAAGGCGCTGAATGAGCCGACCGACCATCGTATCTTCGTAATAAGCAAGGCTTTCCGTGCCGGTTATACGATCGACCAGATCCATGACCTGACAAAGATCGACAAATGGTTCCTTCAGAAACTATATAATATTATCCAGACCGCAGGAGCTTTGGAAAGTTTTAGCCGGATAGTCGATATCCCCGACAATCTGTTCCGTCTGGCGAAGAAGCAAGGTTTCTCTGATTTCCAAATTGCCCGTGCTATCTTCAAAGATCAGATGGAAGACGGTGAAAAGGCGATCCTTCAGGTTCGTCAGGACCGTAAATACCGCGGCATCCTTCCGGTGGTGAAACAGATCGATACACTGGCTGCCGAATATCCGGCACAGACCAACTATCTGTACCTGACTTACAGCGGTACGGAAAGCGATGTGCATTATCTGGGAGATAAACGCTCCATCGTGGTGCTGGGTTCGGGGGCTTACCGTATCGGTAGTTCGGTAGAGTTCGACTGGTGCGGTGTGCAGGCGCTCAACACGATCCGCAAGGAGGGCTGGCGCTCCGTTATGATTAACTACAATCCTGAAACGGTTTCGACCGACTACGATATGTGCGACCGTCTTTACTTCGACGAGCTGACATTCGAACGTGTAATGGATATTCTCGAACTGGAGAATCCGCACGGTGTGATTGTCTCTACCGGAGGCCAGATACCGAATAACCTGGCGATGCGTCTGGACGAACAGCATGTCAATATCCTTGGAACATCGGCCAAGAGTATCGATAATGCGGAAGACCGTGAGAAGTTCTCAGCCATGCTCGACCGTATCGGGGTGGATCAGCCTCGCTGGAAAGAGTTGAGCAGTATGGAAGATATCAATCAGTTTGTGGAGGAAGTAGGTTTCCCGGTATTGGTTCGTCCGAGTTACGTACTGAGTGGTGCGGCCATGAATGTCTGCTCCAACCAGGAGGAGCTGGAAC
This is a stretch of genomic DNA from Parabacteroides chongii. It encodes these proteins:
- the carB gene encoding carbamoyl-phosphate synthase (glutamine-hydrolyzing) large subunit; the encoded protein is MKEDIKKVLILGSGALKIGEAGEFDYSGSQALKAIKEEGIRTVLINPNIATVQTSEGVADTVYFLPVTPFFVEKVIEKERPEGILLAFGGQTALNCGVALYQSGVLEKYNVRVLGTPVQAIMDTEDRELFVRKLDEIDVKTIKSEAVENIVDARRAARELGYPVIVRAAYALGGLGSGFCDNEEELDVLVEKAFSFSPQVLVEKSLKGWKEVEYEVVRDRFDNCITVCNMENFDPLGIHTGESIVIAPSQTLNNTDYHKLRELAIRIIRHIGIVGECNVQYAYDPESEDYRVIEVNARLSRSSALASKATGYPLAFVAAKLGLGYGLFDLKNSVTKTTSAFFEPALDYVVCKIPRWDLGKFHGVARELGSSMKSVGEVMAIGRTFEEAIQKGLRMIGQGMHGFVENKELLIPDIDKALNEPTDHRIFVISKAFRAGYTIDQIHDLTKIDKWFLQKLYNIIQTAGALESFSRIVDIPDNLFRLAKKQGFSDFQIARAIFKDQMEDGEKAILQVRQDRKYRGILPVVKQIDTLAAEYPAQTNYLYLTYSGTESDVHYLGDKRSIVVLGSGAYRIGSSVEFDWCGVQALNTIRKEGWRSVMINYNPETVSTDYDMCDRLYFDELTFERVMDILELENPHGVIVSTGGQIPNNLAMRLDEQHVNILGTSAKSIDNAEDREKFSAMLDRIGVDQPRWKELSSMEDINQFVEEVGFPVLVRPSYVLSGAAMNVCSNQEELERFLQLAANVSKKHPVVVSQFIEHAKEVEMDAVADHGEIVMYAISEHIEFAGVHSGDATIQFPAQKLYVETVRRIKRISKQIAKELNISGPFNIQYLAKGNEIKVIECNLRASRSFPFVSKVLKINFIELATRIMLGLPVEKPNKNEFDLDYVGIKASQFSFNRLQKADPVLGVDMASTGEVGCIGDDVSEAILKSMLSVGLRIPEKNILLSTGTPKQKVAMLDAAKMLATKGYNLFATGGTHRFLKENGIPSTRVYWPSEEGKQPQALTMLHEKKIDMVVNIPRDLSAGELDNGYKIRRAAIDLNTTLITNARLASAFIEAFCTLTVDDIQIKSWQEYR